The genomic window CAGCTGAGTTTCGCGGATTCGGCAGCGTATGCGAAATCACTGACTGCAGCGAGTGCGAGCCCCGCACCCACCGCGTCGCCATTTACCTTTGCGACGACGGGGACGCGCGAGGTGAGTGCGGACTCGACCACGCGCCCGAACGTCTCGGCGATCCCGTCGAACGTCTCGACGGCGTTTGGCTCGGTATCGACCATCGTCTCGATATCACCGCCTGCACAGAACGCCTCACCCTCGCCGGTTATGACTACCGCGTCGTGTGTATCCGGCTCGACGTCCTCGATCGTCTCGGCCAGTTCCGTCGCCGTCTCCATCGTCAGGGCGTTCATCACGCCGGGCCGGTCGAACGTGACGGTGCGGACTCCGTCGTCGTCGCTGATCTCCATGCGTCGAACCGACAGGATAGACCATCAAGAAAGTACGGCTCCCGGCGACTACCGAAGACTATGTTCCCCTCAGTTCCGCGTCGAGAGGTCGGCTTCCAGCACGAAATCCGGATCCTCGCTCACCCCACTCCCGATGTGGACAGCATCGGTGACGTGTCTGGGCGTCTCGGGGAGCAGGACGCGAGTCTGATCGGCACCGACACTCGCGGCGTCACGCTGGATCGCCGCAAAGAGCCCGCGGGCAGCGGGGACGTCGGCCCACGCGGCGACCCCGTACTCGGCCCACGTCAGCTCCTCGCCGTCCTCGTTCTCCCGGTCGTAGTGTCGGAGTCGGAAGGTAAACGCCTCGGTTCCGTCGTTCTGGATCGCAAGGACTCGCTCGGCGTCCCTCGCGAGTCGTTCCCGGGTCAGTGTGGCCAGCGCCCACGGTTCGTCGACGTCGAGGGCGAGTCCCCCGAGGGCGGCATTCGCGTCACTCCGGGTCCAGTAGGTCCACGCCGCGTCGGGCGACTCGACGACCCGGTGATCGGTCTCGGCGGTCGCGTCGGCGTCCGGCGTCGGCAGCGCCCACCGGAACTCCGTGCCGGGATCGTAGCCGACCGAACGACTGGTGCCGAGTCCGGCCATGTTCCAGGAAAAGACCATGTTCCGACAGACCGTCGCACCCCGCTCGGCTGCCCAGTCGAAGACGCGGTCGTTCATGCGTCGGCTCGCGCCGTGACCGCGGGCCGCAGGCGCGACGCGCATCCCCTGTGCCCACGCCTCGTACGGAGAGAGCATGACGCCCTGCAGCAGCCCGGCGACCTCGCCGTCAGCTTCGAGAACAAAGGTTCGCTGGTCAGGACCGTCGCTCTCGACCCACTGCTCGAAGACGCGAGGGATGTAGTCGCCCGTCGCCTGGTCGGGCCACGTGTCCGCGGTGAACCCGGCGACAGCCTCGTAGTCGGAGAGCCGCGCCTGACGGACGCTGAACTCGGGCATCGGTTTACTCCCAGGGTACCGATCGCTCGGTGATCTCACCCGCGAGCGGCCGCTGCATCGCCGTCTCGGGATCGTCGCTGTTCGCCAGGGCCCACATCAGTTTGACTTTTGCCGTTCCCGGCAGCATGTCTTCGCCCTCAATCACGCCGGCGTCGAGCAGGTCTCGACCGGTGTC from Natranaeroarchaeum aerophilus includes these protein-coding regions:
- a CDS encoding enoyl-CoA hydratase/isomerase family protein encodes the protein MEISDDDGVRTVTFDRPGVMNALTMETATELAETIEDVEPDTHDAVVITGEGEAFCAGGDIETMVDTEPNAVETFDGIAETFGRVVESALTSRVPVVAKVNGDAVGAGLALAAVSDFAYAAESAKLSCAFVRVGLIPDTGGTFLLPQLVGLRTAKRLTMTGEFISAAEAAELDLLNDAVPDDGLDGRVEELLETLRKRPTETVGLTKRALHENASKHWREALDHENTVQTMARDTPEHEEGVAAFLEGRDPKF
- a CDS encoding GNAT family N-acetyltransferase; its protein translation is MPEFSVRQARLSDYEAVAGFTADTWPDQATGDYIPRVFEQWVESDGPDQRTFVLEADGEVAGLLQGVMLSPYEAWAQGMRVAPAARGHGASRRMNDRVFDWAAERGATVCRNMVFSWNMAGLGTSRSVGYDPGTEFRWALPTPDADATAETDHRVVESPDAAWTYWTRSDANAALGGLALDVDEPWALATLTRERLARDAERVLAIQNDGTEAFTFRLRHYDRENEDGEELTWAEYGVAAWADVPAARGLFAAIQRDAASVGADQTRVLLPETPRHVTDAVHIGSGVSEDPDFVLEADLSTRN